In Paraflavitalea devenefica, a single window of DNA contains:
- a CDS encoding LytR/AlgR family response regulator transcription factor, with translation MIRAVLIDDEPKNNRILKLMLEEFCPDVTIEGQADNAAAGVQLVQEVKPDLVFLDIEMPYGSGFDLLDQLKPIHFEVIFITAFNDYSLKAIKYSALDYLLKPVNIDELTAAVVKATQKVAIRNVNERIEALLYNLQKPQQAVQKLALPSKEGYVFVLLSDIMRCESKGGYTTFYIKGMEKVLASKNIKEYEPLLPDDLFFRIHNSHIVNLNCVKKYHRGRGGYLEMEDGTMIEVATRRKDELMARFGLRS, from the coding sequence ATGATTCGTGCCGTATTGATTGACGATGAACCTAAGAATAACCGCATCCTGAAGCTGATGCTGGAAGAATTTTGTCCGGATGTAACCATTGAAGGGCAGGCTGATAATGCCGCAGCCGGTGTACAACTGGTGCAGGAAGTAAAGCCCGACCTGGTATTCCTGGATATAGAAATGCCCTATGGCAGCGGTTTTGACCTGCTGGACCAGTTAAAGCCGATCCATTTTGAGGTGATCTTTATTACGGCCTTCAATGATTACTCCCTGAAGGCGATCAAATACAGTGCGCTGGATTATCTGCTGAAGCCGGTCAATATTGATGAATTGACAGCGGCAGTGGTCAAAGCAACCCAAAAAGTAGCCATCCGGAATGTCAACGAGCGTATAGAAGCCCTGCTGTATAACCTGCAGAAACCACAACAGGCAGTGCAAAAACTGGCACTGCCTTCCAAAGAAGGTTATGTATTTGTATTGTTGTCGGATATTATGCGCTGTGAATCGAAAGGCGGCTATACCACCTTTTATATTAAGGGTATGGAAAAGGTGCTGGCTTCAAAAAACATCAAGGAATATGAGCCTTTGCTGCCCGATGATCTTTTCTTCAGGATCCATAATTCTCATATTGTAAACCTCAATTGCGTAAAAAAATACCATCGTGGCAGGGGAGGATATCTCGAGATGGAGGACGGCACCATGATTGAAGTGGCCACCCGCCGTAAGGATGAACTGATGGCCCGGTTCGGCCTGCGTTCATAA